One genomic window of Luteitalea pratensis includes the following:
- a CDS encoding SIMPL domain-containing protein, whose protein sequence is MRHSLLLILFVLGQVALPLAAQAPAQPNVQDLIGDLVIASGEGVVKRAPDQAFVTVASEARSRQPNEAQAQNAKVATAIRARLAGFKLPDDAVRTVSVDMQPEFDWANGKQTLKGYLATNVIEVRLDDVARVGDVVDGVIASGATRVAGVRFTLKDMAAAEQQALSLASASALARAKAMASGVGRNVDRVVRLDETGGAAPPPRPMPMMRAMAAQAADVPSTPVTAGEVEVRVTVTLHASLR, encoded by the coding sequence GTGCGCCACTCGCTGTTGCTGATTCTGTTCGTCCTGGGGCAGGTTGCGCTGCCCCTGGCGGCCCAGGCTCCCGCCCAACCCAACGTACAGGACCTCATCGGCGACCTGGTCATCGCCTCGGGTGAGGGCGTCGTGAAGCGCGCGCCCGATCAGGCGTTCGTGACCGTCGCCTCCGAAGCCCGTTCGCGCCAGCCCAACGAAGCGCAGGCGCAGAACGCGAAGGTCGCCACCGCCATACGCGCGCGGCTCGCCGGCTTCAAGCTGCCAGACGATGCGGTTCGCACCGTGAGCGTGGACATGCAGCCGGAGTTCGACTGGGCCAACGGCAAGCAGACGCTCAAGGGCTATCTCGCGACCAATGTCATCGAGGTGCGCCTCGACGATGTCGCGAGGGTCGGAGACGTGGTGGACGGCGTGATCGCGTCCGGGGCGACGCGCGTCGCCGGCGTACGCTTCACCCTCAAGGACATGGCTGCTGCCGAGCAGCAGGCCCTGAGTCTTGCGTCGGCGTCTGCGCTCGCACGGGCCAAGGCGATGGCGTCGGGCGTCGGGCGCAACGTCGATCGAGTCGTGCGGCTCGACGAGACGGGTGGCGCCGCGCCACCACCCCGCCCGATGCCGATGATGCGCGCGATGGCCGCGCAGGCCGCCGACGTGCCGTCGACCCCCGTCACCGCGGGTGAGGTCGAGGTCCGCGTCACGGTGACGCTGCACGCCTCACTACGGTGA
- a CDS encoding DNA recombination protein RmuC, with translation MQQETARLVTALRTPHVRGRWGEVALRRVAELSGMSPHCDFLEQSTHEGEDGRLRPDVVVKLPAGRTIIIDAKVALTAYLDALEARTEDERRAHMQRHAAQLRSHVGKLAERGYAAQLRESAEFVVLFIPGDTFLAAAAEADPLLIEQALEKQIVIATPSTLIALLRAVAYGWRQEKLAENAQRISDLGRDLHDRLATLVTRLAAMGHQLGKAVRAYNDTVGTLESRVLPAVRRFDELGVTSGKARTDPSPIDVQVRQPALLEIDLE, from the coding sequence TTGCAGCAGGAGACCGCCCGGCTGGTCACCGCGCTGCGGACACCGCACGTGCGTGGCCGATGGGGTGAAGTCGCGCTGCGGCGGGTTGCCGAACTGTCCGGCATGAGCCCGCATTGCGACTTCCTCGAGCAGAGCACGCACGAAGGCGAGGACGGACGACTGCGGCCGGACGTCGTGGTGAAGCTGCCGGCGGGCCGCACGATCATCATCGACGCCAAGGTCGCGCTGACCGCGTATCTCGACGCACTCGAGGCGAGGACGGAAGACGAGCGCCGCGCGCACATGCAGCGGCACGCGGCGCAGTTGCGGTCCCACGTCGGCAAGCTGGCCGAGCGTGGCTACGCGGCGCAATTGCGTGAGAGCGCCGAGTTCGTGGTGCTGTTCATTCCGGGCGACACGTTCCTGGCCGCGGCAGCCGAGGCCGACCCCCTGCTGATCGAACAGGCCCTCGAAAAGCAGATCGTCATTGCCACGCCATCGACATTGATTGCGCTCCTGCGTGCCGTGGCTTATGGCTGGCGGCAGGAGAAGCTGGCCGAGAACGCGCAGCGCATCAGCGACCTCGGGCGCGACCTGCACGATCGCCTCGCGACACTTGTCACTCGCCTGGCGGCCATGGGCCATCAGCTCGGCAAGGCGGTGCGCGCCTACAACGACACGGTGGGCACGCTCGAATCCCGCGTGCTTCCCGCCGTGCGCCGGTTCGACGAACTCGGCGTGACGAGCGGAAAGGCGCGCACCGACCCCTCGCCGATCGACGTGCAGGTGCGTCAGCCGGCGTTGCTCGAGATCGATCTCGAGTAG